A genomic stretch from Budorcas taxicolor isolate Tak-1 chromosome 15, Takin1.1, whole genome shotgun sequence includes:
- the LOC128060789 gene encoding cytochrome c oxidase assembly factor 4 homolog, mitochondrial — protein sequence MSAQGHAWSRQVKKEDEEEDPLDQLISRSGCAASHYAVQECMAQHQDWRQCQPQVQAFRDCMSEQQARRREELQRLKEQSSAHR from the coding sequence ATGTCAGCTCAAGGCCATGCCTGGTCCCGACAGGTGAAGAAGGAGGATGAAGAAGAGGACCCACTGGACCAGCTCATCTCCCGCTCCGGCTGTGCTGCTTCCCACTATGCAGTGCAGGAGTGCATGGCCCAGCACCAGGACTGGAGGCAGTGCCAGCCACAGGTGCAGGCCTTCCGGGACTGCATGAGTGAACAGCAGGCAAGGCGACGGGAGGAACTGCAGAGGCTGAAAGAGCAAAGCAGCGCCCACCGCTGA